The nucleotide sequence GCTCGGAGCTCGCGCAGACAACATCGGCAAGATCGTGGAAGTAATCGATGACCTCGCTGAGCAGACAAATCTCCTGGCTCTGAACGCCGCTATCGAGGCTGCGCGAGCCGGCGAGCACGGACTCGGATTCGCGGTCGTTGCCGATGAAGTTCGCAAACTCGCGGAAAAGTCTGCGCAGTCGACGCGTGAAATCTCCGATCTCATCCAGAGCATTCAGAAGGAGGCCCGTAAGGCTGTAGAGAACATGGAGAAGAGCCGATCGATCGTGAACGACGGTCTCTCACAGGGAACCGATCTGAACATGGCGCTCAAGAAGATCTCGAACGTGGTGACCGAGGTATATAAGTTCGCGCAGGAGATCGGCGCAGCGACGAACGAGCAATCCAATGGATCGTCGCAGATTGCGCGCGCCACAACTCGACTGAACGAGATCACGCACGAGATCAATTCGTCTGTGGAAGAGCAGGCCTCGGGTGCTCAGGCGGTGGTTCGCGCGATGGAGAAGATGCGCGAACTGATCCAGCGTTCTACTTCGGGATCGACGGAATTAGCGGCCTCAGCCGATCAGATGTCCAAGATGTCGCGCACGCTGCTGGATGCCATGGACCGTTTTGTCCTCGAGTCTCTCAATGGCAGCGGACATCGCAACGGCAGTGCCAATGGAAGCGTCACCGGCGGAGCGCGAGGACAGGAGTACAACGCCTCGCGTTACGCGTCCAGCATCAACTGAGCGTCGGCACAGGATCGCATGGCGAAAGATCTCCAACTCGTTGGGTTCCGTATCGGGAAAGAAACGTTCGGCGTTCCGATTGGGCTGGTGCACGAAATTGTGCGTGTCCCGGAAATCACGGCCGTGCCCGACGTGCCAGATTACGTCGAAGGCGTGATCAACCTGCGGGGGAAGATCATCTCGGTCATCGATCTGCGCAAGAGATTCGGCGAAGTGCGAATTGAATCCACGCGCAAGAATCGCATCCTGGTTGCCGAAATCGATAAGAAGCAGGTGGGGCTCATCGTGGATGCGGCTTCCGAAGTGCTCCGTTTGCCCCACGACCAGATCGAAGCTCCCCCTGAAGTCTTTGAAGAAAGCGAAGTGAAGTACGTGACCGGAGTCGGCAAGCTGAACGGACGCCTCGTGATCCTGATTGACCTCACGAAGATTCTGCAGCAAGGCGAATTGCGGCGGTTGGGAGACCTCGCCGCAGCAGCGACTGCCTGAGCGCACTCCGGCCGACTCCTGACGGTTACAGCGGTAAAGAGATTTTTAAGAGAGCGCAATGGCCACTATCAGTGTTCCTGTTGTCATCAGCGACGCCGAACTCAAGCTCCTGCAGACCCTCGTCTACCAGGAGTGCGGCATGCATTTCGATGAGCGTCGCATCCACTTCCTTCAGGACCGTCTGCAGCGCCGGCTGAGGGCCTGCAGTTTAGACAGCTTCTATAGCTATTACCGTTTGCTCACCAGCCGCGAGGGCAAGGCGGAGCTCGGCTCTCTGCTGGAGAACCTCACGGTTAACGAGACAAGCTTCTTCCGCAATCGGGCGCAGCTTGATCTATTTCAGAAAACCATTTTGGAAGAGATTCTGCACCGCAAGCAGTCGCGGCGCGATTGGAGTCTGCGTTGCTGGAGCGCAGGCTGCTCGACGGGACAAGAGCCATACACAATGGCTATGCAGATCGCCGACGCCCTGGCCTATTACTACCTGCGCAATCCTCTTCCATTCGAGATGCCGACACCGAAGCCGCTGATTCCTCCTCCCTGGAAGGTTGAGATTCTGGCTTCCGACATCAGTTATTCCGCGCTGCGAACTGCCCAGGAAGCTTCTTATTCGGATTTACAGATGGAGCCGGTCGACTACGGCTACCGGCTGCGCTACTTCGACAAACTCGGAGAACGTTATGCCCTGAAGAAGAACCTGAAGGAGCTCGCGCACTTCGACTTTCACAACCTCAAGACCGAGTTCCTCCCGCAGCGCAATGACGTGATTTTCTGCCGCAATGTGATGATCTACTTTGACGAAGCCGAGCAGAAGCGCCTCATCGACAAATTTTATCGCTGTCTTAATCCTGAAGGTTATCTGTTTGTTGGTCACGCGGAGAGCCTGTTCGGACTCACCGATAAGTTCCGCATGATCCACCAGAACAACGGCACTGCCTATCAACGAATTGAGGCTACGGTTTGAGCTTGTTTCCCGATGAACGGCAATCCGAGTTGAAGGAGCTCTTCTTTGAGACCGCGGCCGAGCTGTTGCAGGCGCTCAACGAAGAGGGACTCAGTCTGGAAAAGCGCCCTGCCGACGCCGAACTCGTGCGCGAGGTGCGCCGCACTGTTCATACGCTGAAGGGAGACTCGGGCTCCTGTGGATTCGAAGAACTGAGCAGCCTCGCTCACGATCTGGAGGATGTACTCACTCCCGACATTGCGCGCAACAATGGCGCAAAACTGGCGGAAATTGTTCTCGCTGCGGCCGACGTCTTCTCCTCGATGCTGGATGCTTATCGCGGCGAGGGTCAGCTTCCTTCCGCTGCTCCAATTCGGGAAAAGATTCGGCAACTTGTCGCGCGTCCCGAACCGAAGAACATTGTTCCTTACAAACTCAGTGGGCGATTTGCCTGGACGGAATACGAACATATCGCCATCGAGCGCGCGCACAGCCAGGGACAGACCGTCTATCACATAGCCTTGGCGGTTGATCCAACATGTCCGATGAAGAGCGCCGCGATGCAGCTCGTGAAGAACGTTCTGGCTCAACTCGGAGACATACTTGCGGCGTTTCCGGATTCCTCAATCCCTCCCGAGCACATCGATGTAATGGAATTTGCGGTCGCAAGCGAGCAATCAGAAGACGTGTTCACAACAAAGTGCCGCATCCCGTCGATAATCTCCGACGTTCTTGTCGAAGCAGCCAGTGCCCAGAGTCCCATCGAGCAAGCAGCGGCAGTCCCGGTGCATGATGAGTCCGCCGACGTGCTTGGCATCGCGGACGCAAACGCGGAATCGACTGAGAGTTCTACTGCCGCGACTGCGCAATCAACCAGCGTGAAGCTGCGCGTCGATGCCGAACGAATCGATACCGTATTGAACCTTGTCGGCGAACTCGTGATTGGGAAATCAATGCTGATGCAGAACATCAGCGAGTTCGACAAGCGCTTTAAAAAGGACCCGTTGCGGACGAAATTTGCAGATGCTCTGGCATTTCAAGCTCGCGTCCTGAACGACCTGCAAAAGTCTGTGATGAAAATCCGCATGGTGCCGGTGGAGCAACTGTTTCGCCGCTTTCCTCGCATTGTCCGCGACGTCGCGAGGACCTGCGGTAAAAACGTTGTTCTCCAGGTCTCCGGTGAAGAAACTGATCTCGACAAGAGCATCCTCGATACCCTCGCCGAGCCTCTGTCACACCTCGTGCGCAACTCAGCCGACCACGGAATCGAAACTCCCGAGCAGCGCGTCGCCCTCGGCAAAGCGCCGCAAGGCACAATTCGCCTGAATGCCTTCCATCAAGGCAACCAGATCGTAATCCAATGTTCCGACGATGGGGCGGGCATCGACCGTTACAAGCTCGTCAGCAAGGCAGTCGAGAAAGGCATCATCACGCACGATGAAGCCGAACGAATCTCGGACAACGAAGCCCTCCACCTCATCTTCCATCCTGGATTAAGCACTGCAGATGAGGTGACTGCGATCTCCGGACGCGGCGTCGGCATGGACATCGTCAAGAGCGTAATCGAACAGCTGAAGGGTACGATCTCCATCGATTCAAAACCAGGCGCCGGCACTACATTCCTGTTAAAGGTTCCCTTAACGCTCGCAATCATCAAGGCGCTCATGTTCCG is from Acidobacteriota bacterium and encodes:
- a CDS encoding chemotaxis protein CheW; amino-acid sequence: MAKDLQLVGFRIGKETFGVPIGLVHEIVRVPEITAVPDVPDYVEGVINLRGKIISVIDLRKRFGEVRIESTRKNRILVAEIDKKQVGLIVDAASEVLRLPHDQIEAPPEVFEESEVKYVTGVGKLNGRLVILIDLTKILQQGELRRLGDLAAAATA